The Mycolicibacterium parafortuitum nucleotide sequence GCGGGCCCTTGGCGCCCTGTTCGATCTCGAACTGCACGCGCTGATTCTCGTCGAGCGAGCGGAAACCGCTGCCGCTGATCGAGGAGTAATGGACGAACACGTCTTCCGACGCGTTGTCGGGGGCGATGAAGCCGAAGCCCTTTTCGCCGTTGAACCACTTCACAGTTCCCTGTGCCATACTTTTTCCAACTTCTTTCATTTCCAACAGATGTCGAGACCGACACCTGCACTTACGGTAACACGACGATGCGCGTGCACCGAATTATCAATTCGCCCTTAAGCTTTGACGGCTTCCAGCGGACACCATTGGGCGCTCTCCGCCCGCGCGACATCCATGACGACCCGCGCCGTCTCGAACAGCCGGTCGTCGCCCTGGCCGCTGAATGTCGGCAGTCCCGCCGCGGCTCGCACGACTATCGAGCCCAGCGCCTGTGATGTCAGGCTCGGGATCACCAGCAACCGCACGCACGCGTCGCGGCCCGCGATCACCATCAGCCGGGGACGTCGATGCGCCGCATCCGGAAGCTTCGAGCCGGTGGCGATCCACTGCAGATCGAAGTGACCGTCGGTCGCCGTCCAGTTCAGCCGGATGTCGACGATCTCGCCCAGCGGCTTGTGCAGCGCGCCGACCAGGTCGGGAAGCTCCGAGGCGATCGACCCCGAATGCGGCCACCACGCGCCATCGATGACACCGCCCAACGTCTCACACAGGGTGAGCCGGATCGGCCGACTGGCCCGGCGTGAACCCGCGACCCCGTTCACTGCGCCCCCGCACCCCGTGGCGCGGTCCGCTTCGGCGCATCGGAGAACACCGGCGCCTGCACCGGCTCATTCGAACGAGTATCGGTGTTCAGAACCTGCGGGATGGGCAGGTGGGAGAACAATTCAGAGGAGTCCATAAACAATCTTTTGG carries:
- a CDS encoding DUF5994 family protein, which translates into the protein MNGVAGSRRASRPIRLTLCETLGGVIDGAWWPHSGSIASELPDLVGALHKPLGEIVDIRLNWTATDGHFDLQWIATGSKLPDAAHRRPRLMVIAGRDACVRLLVIPSLTSQALGSIVVRAAAGLPTFSGQGDDRLFETARVVMDVARAESAQWCPLEAVKA
- a CDS encoding cold-shock protein; this translates as MAQGTVKWFNGEKGFGFIAPDNASEDVFVHYSSISGSGFRSLDENQRVQFEIEQGAKGPQAVGVSAI